Below is a window of Candidatus Delongbacteria bacterium DNA.
AGCTGGAGGATAATTTTGATAACGATTTTTTTGACAAAATATCATTTGACAACTATATTAATTCTGTTAATAATGATTTTCTTGTCACTAAACGAAGCGAACTAATTGAATTGGAGCCTAAAATTGGTATTGCAAGAGATAAAGATTCTAATCAGATATATGAAGGCAGGTTGTACAGGGTAGGGATGCTCAGGATTAGGGAAGGCGTAAAAATATTGGTAGATTTCGAGAATTTAGAATTGGAGCTAAAAGGTTTTTTAAAATTTGGTGCCGAGAATAAAATGGCACATTACGAGGTTTCAAATGAAGCAAAAATAAAACTTCCAGAGATTAAAAACGAATTTGTTAAGCTTTATTTGGCAACTCCAGCCATATTTAAGAATGGAAGTATTCCTGAGTTTATTTCAAATAGAAATTTTGATGGCATTGATTTCGAATTGCTTACTATGGCCATTGGCAAACCCCTATTTATTGGTGGATTTGATATGAAAAACAGGAAACCTAAACCAATGAAAAAGGCAGTTCCCGCAGGTAGTGTTTACTATTTAAAGTGCAGTGAAGCTAAGGTATTGGTTGAAAAACTACATGGAAAATCAATCTCTGAGATTTATCCAGAGCAAGGCTTTGGAATTTGTTATTGCGGAAC
It encodes the following:
- the cmr3 gene encoding type III-B CRISPR module-associated protein Cmr3 yields the protein MKIEITPFDTLFFKDAKPFTMGEDTWATGSFPPSPAVIYGMLRTTYAAQNNISLANIEVATKDLRINSLHLKTKNGLLFPYPADIFQPKEENGKRGEINIMKLKRNSIISNIDIIQYPFILSPETNKKLEDNFDNDFFDKISFDNYINSVNNDFLVTKRSELIELEPKIGIARDKDSNQIYEGRLYRVGMLRIREGVKILVDFENLELELKGFLKFGAENKMAHYEVSNEAKIKLPEIKNEFVKLYLATPAIFKNGSIPEFISNRNFDGIDFELLTMAIGKPLFIGGFDMKNRKPKPMKKAVPAGSVYYLKCSEAKVLVEKLHGKSISEIYPEQGFGICYCGTFNLDRT